One part of the Populus alba chromosome 18, ASM523922v2, whole genome shotgun sequence genome encodes these proteins:
- the LOC118056706 gene encoding uncharacterized protein, with amino-acid sequence MSLTAGGDWMCSACQHLNFKKRETCQLCGYPKYGGPDPATYICNATKVLAGDWYCPAINCQAHNYASRSSCYSCGTLKSGHAAGGYASDGSDPPGWKTGDWICNRSGCGVHNYASRMECYRCRTPREYGGGY; translated from the exons ATGAGCTTGACAGCCGGAGGAGACTGGATGTGCAGCGCATGCCAGCACCTGAATTTCAAAAAACGGGAAACGTGCCAGCTTTGCGGGTACCCTAAGTATGGCGGCCCTGATCCAGCAACCTACATATGCAATGCGACAAAGGTTTTGGCTGGGGATTGGTACTGTCCTGCCATTAATTGCCAAGCTCACAACTATGCTAGCCGGTCAAGCTGCTACAGCTGTGGTACATTAAAAAGCGGTCATGCTGCAGGTGGGTATGCATCCGATGGAAGTGATCCTCCTGGATGGAAAACTGGTGATTGGATTTGCAACAG ATCGGGATGTGGAGTCCATAACTATGCTAGCAGGATGGAATGCTACAGATGCAGAACACCCAGGGAATACG GTGGTGGATATTAA